The Flaviflexus equikiangi genome contains the following window.
TCACGGACGCGGAGCTGATCCGCGACTGGTCGAGACTCACGGCACGATCGGGCCTCAGCCGAGAGCTGATGATGCGGGGATCATGGACGGCCGGCAGCACACCGCGGGACGGGACCGCATTCGCCGTGTACGACACCGGACCATCCGAGGACCCCCTCACCCGGCGTACCGCTTCGGTCACGATGACAGTCATGGATGATGGCGTTCATGTGATAGAACGCCTCCCCAAGGGCTTCGAACCGTCCGAGGCGGTTCCGATCGCACTCACTCCCGGGAGCCCACCGCACACGAAGAACCTCGAGACCGCCATCGAATCCTGGGTGCGATCTGCGTACGAGAGCGGCACGATCCCGGAAGACCCGTTGGGGGATATCCTGATGCGCCGGCCCTCCCGGATGGTGGACGGCACGGCCCTTGCCGAGGTGGTCGGGGAGGACACCGTCGACGCCGTCGTCACCTCCACTCTCAACCTCGCGGGCAGCTACCTCGCGATCCAGGGACCGCCCGGCACCGGCAAAACCTATGTCGCGGCGCACACGATCGTCTGTCTCGTCCGGGACTGGGGATGGCGGGTGGGTGTCGTTGCACAATCACACAAAGTGGTCGACAACGTCCTCACGGAGGCCCACCGGTACGGCCTGCCCGGCGATCTCATCATCAAGGCACAGAGCACATCTGAGAAAGCCCTCCCGATACCCATCACACACTGCGACAACGCGGCGGGACAGTCCGCGATCCTTCCCGGTGGGTGTGTCATCGGCGGCACCGCATGGCTCTTCTCACGCCTCAAGCCCGGCAGCCTTGACCTCCTCGTCATCGACGAGGCCGGTCAGTTCTCACTCGCCAACACCATCGCGTCGGGCACATGTGCCCGCAATCTTCTCCTCGTCGGCGACCCTCAACAGCTACCCCAGGTCAGCAGCGGCACCCATCCAGAACCCGTCAACGAATCCGCCCTCGGATACCTCATCGACGGAAGAGACGTCCTCCCATCCGACAGGGGATACTTCCTCGCCGAGTCGAGGCGCATGGACGACAGCGTGGCACAACCCGTCTCAGTCCTCTCATACGAAGGTCAGCTCCGGTCGCACACCAGCACACGCCGACGACGACTCGAGGGCATCGCGCCAGGCGTCAACCCCATCCCCATCCACCACGCCGGCAACGTGTCATCATCGGAGGAGGAAGCCGAGCATACCGTCACTCTCATACAGTCACACCTGGGCACAGACTGGTTCGATGGACAGCAGCATCGACCGTTGAACGAGAAAGACCTGATCGTCGTCACACCCTACAATGCTCAGGTCGACACCCTCCGCCAAGCACTGGATCGGGCAGGTCTCAACGCAGTGAGAGCGGGAACCGTCGACAAGTTCCAAGGACAGGAAGCCGTCATCGCCATCACCTCACTCGCCGCATCATCCGCCGCCGACGTCCCGCGCGGACTCAGCTTCCTTCTCATGCGCAACCGCCTCAATGTGTCAATCTCACGCGCACAATGGCTGTCCTACATCCTCTATTCCCCAGCCCTGCTCGATCACCTCCCGGCCACACCTGACGCGCTTCGCGAGATGAGTGCGTTCGCACGCCTCGTCGATGCGCAATGATCACCGCGATCTCCTAGGGTAGATGGGTGCAGAGCGAAAGAATATACAGCAGGCTGATGAATCGGGATGCCGAAGAGGACCTTCCCGAGGACGTTCAGAACAACGTAGCCCGCAACGGCCTACGCCAGGTGGCCGGACAGGCACTCCAATCCTCGGGCGACCAGATCGTCAACCCGTCAACAGTCCTGCCCTGGCTCTTCGCCGTGCTCGGCGTCCCGCCCGCACTAACCGGGGCCCTCGTTCCCATCCGCGAATCGGGATCGATGCTGCCACAAGCCCTCCTCACACCCCTCGTCCTGCGGGCAAAGCGCCGCACGCGGGTCTTCACCGCAGGCGCACTCATCCAGGCAGCATCCGTCGCCGCGATCGCCGCAACCGCCGCCCTCGCAGAGGGCACGTTCGCAGGACTCCTCATTCTCGCCGCGCTCGCGGTCTTCTCCCTCGGCCGCTGCCTGTGCTCGATCGCGTCGAAAGACGTGCAGGGGAGGACGATACCGAAAGGTGAACGGGGTCAGATCAACGGTCTGGCGACAACGGCGTCCGGGATCGTCGCCATCACCCTTGGCCTGGGAATCAGGGTGTATGGGGGAGAGGATCTATCCGCTGGCAGCCTCGCGTGGATGCTGGTGGGCGGGGCCCTCCTGTGGGTCGGTGTTGCTGTGGTCTATGCGGGAATCAGGGAGCCGGTCGAGACCGACACTCAGCCGACACCACCAGAACGATCGGATGAGAGCGATGCGGGATGGTTCGGGACGATGGTGGCGCTCCTGCGGGAGGACGCCCCGTTCCGCACGTTCGTCCTCGTCCGCAGCCTCCTCCTCGTCTCAGCACTCAGCCCGCCCTTTATCGTCGCCATGTCGATCGATGCGGGCGCGAGTGCTCTGGCCGGTCTCGGCAGCTTCATCATCGCCTCCGGCATCGCCGCCCTTATCGGCGGCCGCATCTTCGGCTCTCAGGCCGACAGATCGAGCAAGAGACTCATGAGCGTCGGTGCCGCCCTCGCGTCCGCCACCATCATCCTCACCGTCGTCATCGTCTCCCTCCCGGGGTTCTCGGGAGACACGTGGGCCGGAACCCTCGTCTTCGTCGCGTCCTACTTCCTGCTCCGCCTCACCCACACGGGTGTTCGGGTCGCCAGGAAAACGTATGTCGTGGACATGGCGGAGGGGGATCAGCGGACGATCTATACGGCCGTCTCGAACTCGGCGATGGGACTCATTCTCCTCATCGTCGGAGCAGTCAGCTCCGCCATCGCCGCCATCCACGTCTCGTGGGCACTGCTGTTCCTCGCGGCCATGGGCCTTCTCGGGGTCGTGGCCGGGAGGCGCCTGCCCGACGTGTCGCGCGGCTAGTCGGCCCCTGGGCTGCTCGTCTCGGCAACGAGACCGGCCGCGAGAACGCCGCCCGCCCCGGCGAACGCGAAGGCGGCATAGTCGTCGACCAGCCCGCGCCCCATTGTTCTCAACGGCACCGCGGATGATGACAGGCCGGCACGGATACCGTCCACCTCGACAAGGGTGAGCCGTCCCGTTCCCGTGAGGGTGGGGTATCGGCTCTCGATCACCGCCAGAATGTCTGGATCGATGTTCTCGGACGTGATGGGAACGAGCGCGGGAGTCAGCGCGACCTTCGTGTAGGCCGTCAGCGAATGGTGGGAGATGCCGAGGTGGCGGGGTCGAGCATCAGCCTGCGATACTCGCAGGGTTGCGATAGCTGTGCCGCCAAGCAGGTTGATCGCGTTGATCGCCTCCCCGACCGCTGTTCCCGAGAACCCCCACGCAGTCCCCGTCCCCACATTGCCGGGCCCCTGCACCACCACCGCGATATCGGCCCCGATGACGTGGCGGGCGGCCAGGAGAGCCGTGTGCAGATTGACGCTCTCGAAGTCGCCCCCGAACGACTGTCCCGACGTGATCGTCGTGATATCGCCGCGTTCGCGCAAGGCTGCCGCGGTGCGGCTGAAAGCGAGAGGGAGGGCTGCCGTATCGGTGTGGATGTAGGCGATCCGTATACCGGGAGCATCATGCGTGGCGCAGGCAACGATCGCGGGCAGCGCAGAATGCAGGTCGGCCACGACCACCGGCATGCCATCCAGGCTCTCTGCCGCGGCGAGAATGTCGTAATGGGGGGAGTCGGGCTCGTCTACTGCCATGACCATCGCCTGCTGCGGCATGTAGCGGGCCTTGACGATATGTCCCGGGCCGGTGCGGGGCTCCGGAAGAGATGAGGCGGAGACGATGAGGGCATATCCGCCGGTACCGAGGCCGCGATCCGTCGCCGTCGTGTTGACCGCCACCTCATCGCCCACCTCGAGGGAACCGACAAGGTCCGTGTAGGCGAGAGCGAGATGCTCAGTCCCGTCGATCGTGACCCACCATTCGGCGCCGCCAAGCCACGCCCTGCCGGGTTTCGAAATTGTGCCTCTGCGCCAGGTCATCACCGCACCATCTTATCGTGGGATAGTCTAGAACCTGTGACAGGCTCTCGTACCTACGATCCGGGCAAGCGGATCTTCAGGCTTCTTGCCAACCTCGTCGATCAGCCGCGCCGCCGCTCCGACCTCTACGAGCTCGGCTATGACCAGTCCGGCGCGGATCGGGCGAAGGCGCTCAACCGCGACCTCGACAGGCTTCGCGACTTCGGCTATCCGACCACGCAGACAGACGAGGACGATCCCCTCGTCGCGGTCGACCGGGCGGGGCTCATCGCAATCGACCTCGATGCTGCCGATCTGACCCTGCTCCGTCTGGCGGCCCAATCGCTGACGGGGAAGGATGACCTGCAGAAGGTTGCCCGGCGCACCGTGCAGAAGCTGCTCGGCGGAGCCCACGTGAGCGACGACCAGTCGACGGTCCGGATCACTCTTCCCGACAGCTACCATCTGTTCGACCTCGTCGACGCGATCGGCAGGCGGGCCCCCGTCATCCTCGACTATGACAACCCGCGCTCCCCGGACCGGCGCTTCTATCTCGTCGAGGTGGATGCTGTGTGGGAAACCCTCGGATCGTATTACTGCCGTGGCCGCCGCATCAGCGTCGGCGGCACCAAAGACGAGATGGTTCCGGCCGAGCCGGAGGTGCGGAACTTCAGGCTCTCCAGGATCCGCGCCATCGACGTCCTCGAACCCACGGACTATAGGGCGAACCCCGTCGTGGGTCGATCCTTCGACCCCGTGACGGCAACGATCTATCTCGCGCCAGGGGCGGGCGAGAACGTGCGTGCCCGCGGGGAGCATGTGGGCCGCGATGAGAACGGTTGGGACGGCTACCGCTTCGAGAACGCGAGCTGGCCGCGTCTCCTCGACCAGCTCAACCAGCTCGGCGTGCAGGCGCGCACCGATGCGGATGATTATTCTCGGCGGCTTGCTCACATCATCGGGTTGGGGGAGTAGTGGCAAAACCAGACGTCGTCCTCTTGACGGCTATCGCCTCGCACATCATCACGTGGAAGCAGACGACGATAGGCACGATCGCGGATGTCTTCAACCTGTCGGCCGAGGACGCGATCGAGGCCGTCAAAATCCTCTTCCTCACAGAAGTCGACGACAGGGCGGCGCGCTACTTCGTCGACTTCGAGCTCGACGCGGCGACGACAGAGGACGATACGGACCTCGTCTATTCGCTCGAGGACACGATCTCCTACGTCCCGATGCTGGACGACGACCCCCGCGTCTACCTCACCTACGGTGAGGCCGCCGTATCGATCGAGATCATCGACCAGCTGCTCAAGCTCGTCGACCCCGCCTCCGAGGCGGGTCTCTCCCTCCGGTCCGTCCGGGAGAAGATCCGCCGCGGCACGGGAGACATCGTCGGCGCCGCACCTCCGGAGCCGCGCGGATCCCAAGACGTCCTCGATGCTGTCTGGGAGGCGATGAGGGAATCGCGCAGGCTGACCTTCACCTACCATCGCGCTGACGGTGTCACGGAGGCGATCTCCACGCGCACCGTCATCCCGTGCGCTGTCGTGTCCGAGCAGGAGGGCTATCTCGCCGCACTCCAGAATGATCGTGACCTGCGATGGTTCAGGCTCGACCGCATGTCGCGCGCGTCCACGGGCGCTCCGGTCTCCCAGACGGAGGCGAACCGAGCCAGGCGGACCCTGCGCCGCCATCCCCACCTTCATCCCACGACCGGCACGGACGTGACGTTCACGGTGAAGCCGGGCGCGGCCTGGTTCGCGGAGGCCATTCCCGGTGCCGTCACCGTCAACGGCGGCGACACCCTCTCGATCACCGTCCGCGCCGTATC
Protein-coding sequences here:
- a CDS encoding MFS transporter yields the protein MNRDAEEDLPEDVQNNVARNGLRQVAGQALQSSGDQIVNPSTVLPWLFAVLGVPPALTGALVPIRESGSMLPQALLTPLVLRAKRRTRVFTAGALIQAASVAAIAATAALAEGTFAGLLILAALAVFSLGRCLCSIASKDVQGRTIPKGERGQINGLATTASGIVAITLGLGIRVYGGEDLSAGSLAWMLVGGALLWVGVAVVYAGIREPVETDTQPTPPERSDESDAGWFGTMVALLREDAPFRTFVLVRSLLLVSALSPPFIVAMSIDAGASALAGLGSFIIASGIAALIGGRIFGSQADRSSKRLMSVGAALASATIILTVVIVSLPGFSGDTWAGTLVFVASYFLLRLTHTGVRVARKTYVVDMAEGDQRTIYTAVSNSAMGLILLIVGAVSSAIAAIHVSWALLFLAAMGLLGVVAGRRLPDVSRG
- a CDS encoding DUF3866 family protein; the encoded protein is MTWRRGTISKPGRAWLGGAEWWVTIDGTEHLALAYTDLVGSLEVGDEVAVNTTATDRGLGTGGYALIVSASSLPEPRTGPGHIVKARYMPQQAMVMAVDEPDSPHYDILAAAESLDGMPVVVADLHSALPAIVACATHDAPGIRIAYIHTDTAALPLAFSRTAAALRERGDITTITSGQSFGGDFESVNLHTALLAARHVIGADIAVVVQGPGNVGTGTAWGFSGTAVGEAINAINLLGGTAIATLRVSQADARPRHLGISHHSLTAYTKVALTPALVPITSENIDPDILAVIESRYPTLTGTGRLTLVEVDGIRAGLSSSAVPLRTMGRGLVDDYAAFAFAGAGGVLAAGLVAETSSPGAD
- a CDS encoding helix-turn-helix transcriptional regulator, with amino-acid sequence MTGSRTYDPGKRIFRLLANLVDQPRRRSDLYELGYDQSGADRAKALNRDLDRLRDFGYPTTQTDEDDPLVAVDRAGLIAIDLDAADLTLLRLAAQSLTGKDDLQKVARRTVQKLLGGAHVSDDQSTVRITLPDSYHLFDLVDAIGRRAPVILDYDNPRSPDRRFYLVEVDAVWETLGSYYCRGRRISVGGTKDEMVPAEPEVRNFRLSRIRAIDVLEPTDYRANPVVGRSFDPVTATIYLAPGAGENVRARGEHVGRDENGWDGYRFENASWPRLLDQLNQLGVQARTDADDYSRRLAHIIGLGE
- a CDS encoding helix-turn-helix transcriptional regulator yields the protein MAKPDVVLLTAIASHIITWKQTTIGTIADVFNLSAEDAIEAVKILFLTEVDDRAARYFVDFELDAATTEDDTDLVYSLEDTISYVPMLDDDPRVYLTYGEAAVSIEIIDQLLKLVDPASEAGLSLRSVREKIRRGTGDIVGAAPPEPRGSQDVLDAVWEAMRESRRLTFTYHRADGVTEAISTRTVIPCAVVSEQEGYLAALQNDRDLRWFRLDRMSRASTGAPVSQTEANRARRTLRRHPHLHPTTGTDVTFTVKPGAAWFAEAIPGAVTVNGGDTLSITVRAVSATWVRECAIKIGTDLVDIAPVEMKRDVIAQATAIAQVQR